Proteins encoded by one window of Cyclobacteriaceae bacterium:
- a CDS encoding type II toxin-antitoxin system HicA family toxin has product MSTTSSYTSKAVIKLLEERGFVLHRVKGSHHIFKSHDGSKRVIVPMHNRDLPKGTFYAILKQAGIDKKSI; this is encoded by the coding sequence GTGAGCACCACTTCTTCGTATACGTCAAAGGCGGTTATTAAACTTCTTGAAGAAAGGGGCTTTGTACTGCATCGTGTGAAAGGGAGTCATCACATTTTTAAATCGCATGACGGTTCGAAACGAGTTATTGTGCCAATGCATAATAGGGATTTGCCAAAAGGCACCTTCTACGCTATTCTTAAACAGGCTGGTATAGACAAAAAGAGCATTTAG
- a CDS encoding DUF1343 domain-containing protein codes for MQLDVLLPMLTSKKVGIVVNHTSLVGKTHLADTLLKRNVNLIKIYAPEHGFRGTADAGEEIKDGVDSKTNLPVVSLYGSNKKPTAEQLADIDVVIFDIQDVGVRFYTYISTLHYVMEACAENNKKLIVLDRPNPNGHYVDGPILEKEFKSFVGMHPIPIVHGMTIGELARMINGEDWLEGNKTCDLEVIPVKNWKHADPFSLPVKPSPNLPNDQAIALYPSTCLFEGTVISLGRGTQMPFQIIGHPDLKNMPFQFTPVSIDGMSKNPPLENKVCHGLDLREVKVKPQLDLSYLISFYRAFPDKDKFFNNYFEKLAGTEKLREQIRQGLDEAQIRESWRIDLEKFKELRKKYLLYP; via the coding sequence ATGCAGCTGGATGTGTTGCTGCCTATGCTGACTTCAAAAAAAGTGGGTATTGTGGTAAACCACACCTCGTTGGTGGGCAAAACACACCTGGCCGACACCTTGCTGAAGCGAAACGTTAACCTGATAAAAATTTATGCTCCAGAACATGGCTTTCGGGGAACGGCTGATGCAGGGGAAGAAATAAAGGATGGGGTTGATTCCAAAACAAATCTGCCGGTGGTTTCACTTTACGGAAGCAACAAGAAACCCACTGCTGAACAGTTGGCGGATATTGATGTAGTGATCTTTGATATTCAGGATGTTGGCGTACGGTTTTATACGTACATCAGCACGTTGCATTATGTAATGGAAGCGTGCGCAGAAAATAATAAGAAGCTGATCGTGCTCGACCGGCCAAATCCGAATGGGCATTATGTAGATGGTCCCATTCTGGAAAAAGAATTCAAATCGTTTGTGGGCATGCACCCGATACCCATCGTGCACGGCATGACCATCGGAGAGCTTGCCCGCATGATTAACGGTGAAGACTGGCTTGAGGGAAACAAAACGTGCGACCTGGAAGTTATCCCGGTGAAAAACTGGAAACACGCTGATCCGTTTTCGTTACCCGTAAAACCTTCGCCCAACTTACCAAACGACCAGGCCATCGCGCTTTATCCTTCAACTTGTTTGTTTGAAGGTACAGTAATCAGTCTGGGGCGTGGCACGCAAATGCCGTTTCAGATTATCGGTCACCCGGATTTGAAAAACATGCCTTTTCAATTTACACCGGTTAGTATTGATGGCATGTCGAAAAATCCGCCATTGGAAAATAAAGTGTGTCATGGACTAGACCTTCGTGAAGTAAAAGTGAAGCCTCAGCTTGATCTGAGTTACCTGATCAGTTTTTACCGGGCATTTCCCGACAAGGATAAATTTTTCAACAACTATTTTGAAAAGCTTGCCGGTACAGAAAAACTTCGTGAGCAGATACGGCAGGGATTGGATGAAGCGCAGATACGTGAGAGTTGGCGTATAGATTTGGAAAAATTTAAAGAACTAAGAAAGAAATATCTTTTGTATCCATAA
- a CDS encoding dihydrofolate reductase yields the protein MTISLIAALTENRVIGKNNDLPWHLPDDMKYFMQTTKGHPVIMGRKNYDSIPEKFRPLPNRTNIVVTRQRDFVAEGCVVVHSLEEALDEATNIVTDEIFIIGGAEIYRQGMPKANKLYLTEILTTLDGDTYFPEFDTRSWKEVSRLHHPKDDRHRYAFDFVVYQKINS from the coding sequence ATGACCATTTCACTCATAGCCGCCTTAACCGAAAACCGCGTCATCGGAAAAAACAATGACCTGCCTTGGCACCTGCCCGATGACATGAAGTACTTCATGCAAACCACCAAAGGGCATCCGGTTATTATGGGTAGAAAAAATTACGATTCCATTCCTGAAAAATTCAGGCCCTTGCCCAACCGTACCAACATTGTTGTAACCCGTCAACGTGATTTCGTTGCAGAAGGCTGCGTGGTTGTTCACTCATTGGAAGAAGCGCTTGACGAAGCCACCAATATTGTTACCGATGAAATCTTCATTATTGGTGGCGCTGAGATTTACCGGCAAGGCATGCCAAAAGCCAATAAACTTTACCTGACTGAAATTCTGACAACGCTGGATGGCGATACGTACTTCCCAGAATTTGATACACGTTCATGGAAAGAAGTTTCGCGACTTCATCACCCAAAAGATGATCGCCACCGCTATGCATTCGATTTTGTTGTTTATCAAAAAATAAATTCCTGA
- a CDS encoding YiiX/YebB-like N1pC/P60 family cysteine hydrolase — protein sequence MFKKLGKYVLLPLALLYLLLLIPDTDPSQPQVAEAKPFIWNMDERWKSLETSFAALKNLPQYEKDSLYKVQMLILEEQVSQLMHDSLVKLNDPRLNQILDAFFETAPVVAATRQTDKYVAIYNQFRKFIKEQSRNWNPNEPSYRNSLYTLMYGMRAAVEEVLLQTDTLNFNPVQAVKDEPSATPSTLLQGIRVHSGDLLVSRGGAEVSAFISRGNDYPGNFSHVALLHVSEDGKASFIEAHIEKGVAIATAEEYLKDKKLRFMVLRPRADLPQVKENPLLPHQAAQFAMQESENRHIPYDFKMNFYDSTAMFCSEVGSFAYKNHGIQLWQAESTISSVGTASWLNTFGVENFVTQMPSDLEYDPQLAIVAEWCDPETLFKDHLDNAVMDALLERANNGEEITYSAWLLPVARMVKGYSMLQNAFGKPGIIPEGMSATRALKNNSFVEMYQQVRSGTEEKVNTFIQMNGYRPPYWQLVAFAMEFDIKY from the coding sequence ATGTTTAAAAAACTGGGTAAATACGTATTGCTTCCATTGGCTCTACTTTACCTGTTGCTGCTCATTCCAGACACCGATCCATCACAACCTCAAGTAGCGGAAGCAAAACCCTTTATCTGGAACATGGACGAGCGGTGGAAATCCCTCGAAACTTCTTTTGCCGCACTAAAAAACTTGCCACAGTATGAAAAAGATTCCCTGTACAAAGTTCAGATGCTCATCCTTGAGGAACAGGTAAGTCAATTGATGCACGACAGTTTAGTCAAACTCAATGATCCACGGTTAAACCAAATCCTCGATGCCTTTTTTGAAACGGCACCTGTTGTTGCGGCCACCCGACAAACCGACAAGTATGTAGCTATTTATAACCAGTTTCGGAAATTCATTAAAGAACAATCCCGGAACTGGAATCCAAATGAACCATCTTATCGGAACAGCCTTTATACATTAATGTACGGCATGCGTGCTGCCGTTGAGGAAGTGCTGCTTCAGACGGACACACTGAACTTCAATCCCGTTCAAGCGGTGAAAGATGAACCCTCGGCTACGCCCTCCACCCTGCTTCAAGGCATTCGTGTGCACAGTGGCGACTTGTTGGTATCGCGGGGCGGTGCGGAGGTTTCGGCTTTCATTTCACGTGGTAATGATTATCCGGGAAATTTTTCACATGTGGCATTGCTGCATGTAAGTGAAGATGGTAAAGCCAGTTTCATAGAAGCACATATCGAAAAAGGTGTGGCCATCGCTACCGCAGAAGAATATTTGAAAGATAAAAAACTGCGCTTCATGGTATTACGGCCACGTGCCGATTTACCTCAGGTAAAAGAAAATCCGTTGCTTCCCCATCAGGCCGCACAGTTTGCCATGCAGGAATCAGAAAACCGGCATATCCCCTACGATTTTAAAATGAATTTCTATGATTCAACGGCCATGTTCTGTTCGGAGGTTGGATCGTTTGCTTACAAGAATCACGGTATACAACTGTGGCAAGCGGAGTCAACCATTTCATCAGTTGGTACGGCAAGTTGGTTGAACACCTTTGGCGTTGAAAATTTTGTAACCCAAATGCCCTCCGACCTGGAGTATGATCCACAACTTGCTATTGTTGCTGAATGGTGCGATCCGGAAACATTGTTCAAGGACCATTTGGACAATGCAGTAATGGATGCCCTGTTGGAACGCGCCAACAACGGAGAAGAGATTACGTATTCAGCCTGGCTTTTGCCCGTGGCACGCATGGTGAAAGGATACTCCATGCTTCAAAATGCATTCGGCAAACCCGGAATCATTCCGGAAGGCATGAGTGCGACACGGGCGTTAAAGAATAATTCATTTGTAGAAATGTATCAGCAGGTGCGATCAGGTACCGAAGAAAAAGTAAATACTTTTATTCAAATGAACGGCTACCGGCCACCATATTGGCAGTTGGTAGCATTCGCTATGGAATTTGACATAAAATACTAA
- a CDS encoding sulfite exporter TauE/SafE family protein, with protein MEILNIVFIIFIGFISGFLNTVAGGGSLISLPVLIFMGLPGSVANATNRVAILSQNIFAVTGFNSKGIKLPFPYSLYLGLASLGGGFLGATLAVDIDDTLFNRILAIIMVLVVISIVVEPRTKKLNRPERLGVKHQALGILAFFFLGVYGGFIQAGIGFLVIAVLTNINHFGLVKTNYVKVFAAIVYTSVAIIVFAIEGKIEWMMGLTLAVGQGFGGWYASRWSVDKGEVWIKRVLVITVIGLAVKLWFF; from the coding sequence ATGGAAATCCTCAACATTGTCTTCATCATCTTCATCGGGTTCATTTCGGGTTTCCTGAATACGGTAGCGGGTGGCGGTTCACTCATCAGTTTGCCGGTATTGATTTTTATGGGCCTGCCCGGCTCTGTAGCCAATGCCACCAACCGTGTGGCCATACTCTCACAAAACATTTTTGCCGTTACGGGTTTCAACAGCAAGGGCATTAAACTTCCGTTTCCGTATAGTCTGTATCTGGGCTTAGCCTCATTGGGCGGAGGATTTTTGGGCGCCACGTTAGCCGTTGACATTGACGATACATTATTCAACCGCATACTCGCCATCATTATGGTGCTGGTGGTGATCAGCATTGTGGTGGAGCCGCGCACGAAAAAACTTAACCGACCGGAACGTCTCGGTGTCAAACATCAGGCGTTAGGTATACTGGCATTTTTCTTTTTGGGTGTCTATGGCGGATTCATTCAGGCAGGTATCGGGTTTCTGGTAATTGCCGTACTTACCAACATCAACCACTTCGGATTGGTAAAAACAAACTATGTAAAAGTATTTGCTGCCATTGTGTACACCAGTGTGGCGATTATCGTGTTTGCGATTGAAGGAAAAATTGAATGGATGATGGGCCTTACCCTTGCCGTTGGCCAGGGCTTTGGTGGCTGGTATGCCAGCCGGTGGAGTGTAGATAAAGGCGAGGTGTGGATCAAGCGTGTGCTGGTAATTACCGTTATTGGTTTGGCTGTTAAACTTTGGTTCTTCTGA
- the nth gene encoding endonuclease III has product MTKSEKVKDILKLLDKYIPEAPVPLHHKDAYTLLISVLLSAQCTDERVNKTTPHLFKLADNPYDMIKLSVEEIREIIKPCGLSPMKSKGIYGLSKILVEKYNGEVPPSMEALEELPAVGHKTASVVMTQWFGQPAFPVDTHIHRLAYRWGLSNGKSVEQTERDLKRLIPQEKWNKAHLQIIYYGRKYCPARGHNWNECPICKKYLRKALLD; this is encoded by the coding sequence ATGACAAAATCCGAAAAGGTAAAAGACATCCTGAAGCTGTTGGATAAATACATACCGGAAGCACCTGTACCGTTGCACCATAAAGATGCCTATACCTTGCTTATCTCTGTTTTGCTATCGGCACAGTGCACAGATGAACGGGTAAATAAAACCACACCCCATCTCTTCAAACTTGCCGACAATCCATACGACATGATTAAACTCTCGGTTGAAGAGATACGCGAAATCATCAAGCCTTGTGGCTTGTCACCCATGAAGTCGAAAGGGATTTACGGGTTGTCGAAAATTTTAGTAGAAAAGTATAATGGAGAAGTTCCGCCTTCTATGGAAGCCCTGGAAGAACTACCGGCTGTCGGGCACAAGACTGCTTCGGTAGTGATGACCCAATGGTTCGGTCAACCCGCGTTTCCGGTAGACACACACATTCACCGCCTGGCTTATCGCTGGGGGTTATCGAATGGAAAAAGTGTAGAACAAACTGAACGCGACCTAAAGCGACTTATTCCCCAGGAAAAATGGAACAAGGCTCATCTTCAAATTATATACTATGGCCGAAAGTATTGCCCGGCTCGGGGGCATAACTGGAACGAATGTCCGATTTGCAAAAAATATTTACGCAAGGCGTTGCTGGACTAA
- a CDS encoding ABC transporter permease has translation MNLSFFISKRISKQTGEGFSSTIHKIAVASIGIGLGAAIISFLIMRGFQDTVKNKIYSFSGHMLVTKFTMNNSMEETPMDINIDLFKNYSVYPGVRHAQEFAHKAGLIKTDDEVLGVVLKGVGKSFDSTVFQDNMVAGRFLHLPDSGYANEVMLSSVIARKIRAEVGDQVIVHFFQNPPRFRRLNVVGIYETNLSEYFDGKIIIGDIRLIARLNEWADSVAGGIELFVSDVNRIEDIALTIGETIDFDQNVQPVSDKYIQVFEWLHLLSRQVNILLGVILTVVCVNMISVILILVMERTQMIGMLKALGATNRVIRNVFVYNGVNLVVKGLLLGNLIGLGFCFLQDRFKWIKLNPQDYYMSFVPISWHWEMVLVLNLLTFMIVTVVLLLPTAIIASINPIKAIRFD, from the coding sequence TTGAACCTCTCTTTCTTCATATCCAAGCGCATCAGCAAACAAACCGGTGAGGGGTTTTCATCAACCATCCACAAAATTGCGGTGGCCAGTATTGGTATTGGCCTGGGGGCGGCTATCATTTCCTTCCTGATTATGCGGGGTTTTCAGGATACGGTGAAAAACAAAATCTACAGCTTCAGCGGGCACATGTTGGTCACCAAGTTCACCATGAACAATTCTATGGAAGAAACGCCCATGGACATCAATATCGATTTGTTTAAAAATTATTCCGTGTATCCGGGCGTAAGGCATGCACAAGAGTTTGCACATAAGGCGGGCCTGATTAAAACGGATGATGAGGTATTGGGGGTGGTGTTGAAAGGCGTTGGTAAATCGTTCGACTCAACCGTGTTTCAAGATAATATGGTGGCGGGGCGGTTTCTTCATTTACCCGACAGTGGGTACGCCAACGAAGTGATGCTTAGCTCGGTTATCGCCCGAAAGATAAGAGCCGAAGTGGGTGATCAGGTGATCGTTCATTTTTTTCAGAATCCCCCTCGCTTCAGGCGATTGAATGTGGTGGGCATTTATGAAACCAATCTGTCGGAATATTTTGATGGAAAGATCATCATCGGAGATATCCGGTTGATTGCCCGCTTAAACGAATGGGCCGACAGCGTGGCCGGTGGAATTGAATTGTTTGTAAGTGACGTCAATCGTATTGAAGATATTGCATTAACCATTGGTGAAACCATCGACTTTGATCAAAACGTGCAGCCAGTTAGTGATAAGTATATCCAGGTTTTTGAATGGCTGCACTTGTTAAGCCGGCAAGTGAATATTTTGTTGGGCGTTATACTTACAGTTGTGTGCGTGAATATGATCTCAGTTATTCTCATTCTGGTCATGGAACGCACCCAAATGATCGGTATGCTCAAAGCGTTGGGTGCAACCAACCGCGTTATCCGAAATGTGTTTGTATATAACGGAGTTAACCTCGTTGTGAAAGGATTATTGTTGGGTAACCTGATCGGGTTAGGCTTTTGTTTTTTACAAGACCGGTTTAAGTGGATCAAGCTCAATCCGCAAGACTATTACATGAGCTTTGTGCCCATCAGCTGGCATTGGGAAATGGTACTGGTTTTGAACCTGCTTACCTTTATGATTGTAACCGTTGTATTACTGTTGCCTACGGCCATCATCGCGAGTATTAATCCGATAAAGGCGATACGGTTTGATTAG
- a CDS encoding DUF3857 domain-containing protein: MRVVLIALLLTSLSIAAVAQQYGFPFGKTLFDELTMTTYERDTSASAVVLNEFGNAYIESENYNLIFNYHVKIKILKKDGLSQADIAIPLYKSASGKKEEIKDIKASTFNLVNNRIEESSLDVRNVFTEDLNKYWDQKKFALPNVRVGSVIEIVYTIESPFIFNFRKWEFQADIPKIQSEYWARIPGNYVYNITLKGFLKLTKNENSLISKCITIGSGYNAGSADCAQYKFAIKNVPAFIEEDYLTAKSNYLSAINFELSEIRHFDGRVDKITKEWKDAELELKKEQRFGGQLRRGKDISQKINEIVAGISDPAEKARRIYNFIKTWYRWNETYGYFSEFGIKKAFDTKTGNIGDINLSLIAALNFGGLSADPMLLSTRKNGLPIELHPVLSDFNYVVARVVIGDQIIFLDASDPFLMFGMLPERCINGKGRVFTDKGSFWEELKPKEKSKKITMLNLSLEQDGSFIGTIEHTYYGYRSVDQRKYIASFNSVDEYLSSIKKKLPSTEIISHEIEGFDDFESIIKEKFEVVIEGFDDLNKNNLLLNPFFTDKIESNPFKSNERLYPVDFGVPLERTMILTLNVPTEFELIGKPESNALVLPNSGGKFLFDITSRENQLQINYSLAINKTVFHSQEYQYLKELFSRIIQTQQSDLVFSRKE; this comes from the coding sequence ATGAGAGTAGTACTAATCGCCTTGCTATTAACATCTCTTTCAATTGCTGCAGTTGCTCAGCAATATGGTTTTCCATTTGGAAAAACCTTATTTGACGAACTTACAATGACTACCTATGAAAGAGACACCTCTGCCTCAGCCGTAGTTTTGAATGAGTTTGGCAATGCCTACATCGAGTCCGAAAACTATAATCTCATTTTCAATTACCATGTTAAGATTAAAATTCTAAAGAAAGATGGGCTTTCTCAGGCTGATATTGCTATTCCGCTGTACAAAAGTGCTTCAGGAAAAAAGGAGGAAATAAAAGATATTAAAGCATCAACCTTTAACCTTGTAAACAACCGAATTGAAGAAAGCTCACTGGACGTAAGAAATGTTTTTACAGAAGATTTAAACAAGTACTGGGATCAGAAAAAATTTGCACTTCCAAATGTACGGGTGGGCAGTGTTATAGAAATAGTGTACACAATTGAATCGCCTTTCATTTTTAATTTCAGAAAATGGGAATTCCAGGCTGATATCCCAAAAATACAAAGTGAATATTGGGCCCGTATACCTGGGAATTATGTCTACAACATAACCCTCAAAGGATTTTTAAAGCTTACAAAAAATGAAAACTCGTTAATTTCCAAATGCATCACAATTGGTTCAGGATATAATGCTGGCTCAGCCGATTGTGCACAGTATAAGTTTGCCATTAAAAATGTACCTGCATTTATTGAAGAAGATTACCTGACGGCCAAATCAAACTATCTATCTGCGATAAACTTTGAACTTTCGGAAATCCGTCATTTTGATGGACGAGTGGACAAAATCACCAAGGAATGGAAAGATGCTGAGCTGGAACTAAAAAAGGAACAACGATTTGGAGGGCAGTTAAGACGCGGAAAGGATATTAGTCAAAAAATCAATGAAATTGTTGCAGGCATATCAGATCCAGCTGAGAAAGCACGAAGAATTTACAATTTTATCAAAACCTGGTATCGATGGAATGAAACGTATGGATACTTCAGTGAATTTGGTATCAAAAAAGCCTTTGACACCAAAACAGGAAATATCGGTGATATTAATTTATCCCTGATTGCAGCATTAAACTTCGGAGGGCTGTCGGCAGATCCAATGTTACTTTCAACACGCAAGAATGGTTTACCTATTGAGCTTCATCCGGTTCTCAGTGATTTTAATTATGTGGTTGCCCGTGTTGTTATAGGCGATCAAATTATTTTCCTGGATGCTTCAGACCCATTTCTCATGTTTGGCATGCTGCCTGAGAGATGCATCAATGGAAAAGGTAGAGTATTTACGGATAAAGGATCTTTCTGGGAAGAATTAAAGCCGAAGGAAAAGTCAAAGAAAATCACCATGCTTAACCTCTCACTAGAGCAAGACGGTTCATTCATAGGAACAATTGAACATACCTATTATGGATATCGGTCTGTCGATCAACGAAAATATATCGCATCATTCAATTCGGTTGACGAATATTTAAGTTCAATAAAAAAGAAATTACCCTCAACTGAAATTATAAGTCATGAAATTGAAGGTTTTGATGACTTTGAAAGCATCATAAAAGAAAAATTTGAAGTTGTCATTGAAGGTTTTGATGATTTGAATAAAAATAACCTGTTACTTAATCCATTTTTTACCGACAAAATTGAAAGTAATCCATTCAAATCGAATGAAAGGCTTTACCCAGTCGATTTTGGTGTACCCTTGGAAAGGACCATGATACTAACACTAAATGTTCCAACTGAATTTGAGCTTATTGGCAAGCCCGAATCAAATGCGCTAGTGCTGCCTAATTCAGGTGGAAAATTTCTATTTGATATTACATCACGTGAAAATCAGCTCCAGATTAACTATTCACTTGCTATTAACAAAACTGTATTTCATTCACAGGAATATCAGTACCTGAAAGAACTGTTTAGCCGGATTATACAAACACAGCAATCTGATCTTGTTTTTAGTCGAAAAGAGTAG
- a CDS encoding polyprenol monophosphomannose synthase, which yields MSNAIVIIPTYNERENVRLIIEAVLALPREVDILIVDDNSPDGTASIVEELQTKINVSETRLHLLKRAGKQGLGTAYIAGFKYALEKGYAFILEMDADFSHDPKDLVRLVEACETESTDMAIGSRYVTGVNVVNWPMGRVLLSWFASWYVRLITSMPVFDTTAGFICYRRKVLETIPLDKIKFVGYAFQIELKFKTWKYGFRLKEIPIIFTERTRGQSKMSAGIFKEAFFGVLQLEIGSWFRKYKVNHT from the coding sequence TTGAGTAACGCCATTGTTATCATACCCACGTATAACGAACGCGAGAACGTTCGGCTCATTATTGAGGCTGTGCTGGCTTTACCCCGTGAGGTAGACATCCTGATTGTAGATGACAATTCACCGGACGGAACTGCTTCTATTGTTGAGGAACTGCAAACCAAAATCAACGTAAGCGAAACGCGATTACACTTACTTAAGCGCGCGGGCAAACAGGGGCTGGGCACCGCTTACATTGCCGGGTTTAAATATGCATTGGAAAAAGGGTACGCTTTTATTCTGGAAATGGATGCCGACTTTTCGCACGACCCGAAAGATTTAGTTCGATTGGTTGAAGCATGCGAAACCGAATCAACTGATATGGCCATTGGCAGTCGGTATGTAACGGGTGTAAACGTGGTAAACTGGCCGATGGGGCGTGTGCTGCTTTCTTGGTTTGCCAGTTGGTATGTACGGTTAATCACCTCCATGCCGGTTTTCGATACCACAGCCGGTTTTATTTGCTACCGCAGAAAGGTTTTGGAAACCATTCCGTTGGATAAAATCAAATTCGTAGGCTATGCTTTCCAAATTGAGTTGAAGTTTAAAACCTGGAAATACGGTTTCAGGCTAAAGGAAATACCCATTATCTTTACTGAACGCACACGCGGCCAATCTAAAATGTCGGCTGGAATTTTTAAAGAAGCATTTTTTGGTGTGCTGCAACTGGAGATTGGAAGTTGGTTCCGCAAATACAAAGTCAATCATACGTGA
- a CDS encoding SDR family oxidoreductase, translated as MTKLKGKVIWITGASSGIGEALTYELAKRGNKLILSSRRKEELERVKGNCPADAQANIRILPLDLSQSDTLKLSAEAAIQLFGHVDVLVNNGGISQRSLAKDTILDVDRKVMEVDYFGQIALTKSLIPHFIERKQGHYVTITSITGKVGTPYRTGYSAAKHALHGFFDALRAELWNESPAIYVTLVCPGWIRTNVSINALVGDGSKNEKMDPTTAAGLPPEVLAKKMVRAIEAKKNEVYIAGMKETTAVYLKRLFPNLLARIIRSAQVR; from the coding sequence ATGACAAAACTGAAAGGCAAAGTAATCTGGATCACCGGGGCATCATCCGGCATTGGCGAGGCACTCACCTATGAATTGGCCAAACGCGGAAACAAACTCATCCTCTCCTCGCGAAGAAAAGAAGAACTGGAACGCGTGAAGGGAAATTGTCCGGCAGATGCACAAGCCAACATCCGTATTCTTCCCCTCGACTTGAGTCAATCCGATACGCTTAAGCTATCCGCGGAAGCAGCCATTCAATTATTTGGTCATGTGGATGTACTCGTTAACAATGGCGGTATCAGTCAGCGGAGCTTGGCAAAAGACACCATTCTTGATGTTGACCGCAAAGTGATGGAAGTGGATTATTTTGGTCAGATCGCGTTGACGAAAAGTCTGATCCCGCACTTTATTGAACGCAAGCAAGGGCATTATGTAACCATTACCAGCATTACCGGCAAAGTGGGCACACCGTATCGCACGGGCTACTCGGCAGCCAAGCATGCCTTGCACGGATTTTTTGACGCGCTCCGTGCAGAACTCTGGAATGAAAGTCCGGCCATTTATGTAACCCTGGTTTGTCCAGGTTGGATACGCACGAACGTTTCCATCAATGCCCTGGTAGGCGATGGCAGCAAAAATGAAAAGATGGATCCGACCACAGCTGCCGGCTTGCCTCCTGAAGTACTCGCCAAAAAAATGGTACGTGCCATTGAAGCCAAAAAGAACGAGGTGTATATCGCGGGCATGAAAGAAACGACTGCCGTTTACCTGAAACGACTCTTCCCAAATTTATTGGCGCGCATTATCCGAAGCGCGCAGGTGCGTTAA
- the fmt gene encoding methionyl-tRNA formyltransferase — MNDLRIIFMGTPEFAVPSLEILVEHKFNVVAVITAPDKPQGRGQKITFSPVKECALKHNIPVLQPTNLKSPQFLEELKNYNANLQVVVAFRMLPEVVWSMPEFGTFNLHASLLPQYRGAAPINWAIINGEKETGVTTFFLKHEIDTGSIIFQEKEPIYDTDDVGSLYERLMKKGAGLVLKTAEAIASGNHPAQPQSETADIKHAPKIFKETCQINWSQPAEHIHNFVRGLSPYPTAWTTLNGKTFKIFKTKVLPNQLNSDNGPIQTDNKTYLYHQTSNGSISILELQPEGKKRMSIAEFFRGNKI; from the coding sequence ATGAACGATTTAAGAATCATATTCATGGGCACCCCCGAATTTGCCGTGCCCAGTCTGGAAATACTGGTTGAACACAAGTTCAATGTGGTGGCGGTAATTACTGCGCCTGATAAGCCCCAGGGCCGGGGACAAAAAATTACCTTTTCACCTGTAAAAGAATGCGCGTTAAAACATAACATTCCCGTACTGCAACCCACCAACCTGAAATCGCCACAGTTTTTGGAGGAGTTGAAAAATTATAATGCCAACCTGCAAGTGGTTGTTGCGTTTCGGATGTTACCTGAAGTGGTTTGGTCGATGCCTGAATTCGGGACTTTTAATTTACATGCCTCTCTCCTACCGCAATACCGTGGAGCTGCACCCATCAACTGGGCGATTATCAATGGTGAGAAAGAGACAGGTGTAACTACCTTCTTTCTAAAACACGAAATCGACACCGGCAGCATCATCTTTCAGGAAAAAGAACCGATTTATGATACCGATGATGTGGGATCCTTGTATGAAAGGCTAATGAAAAAAGGCGCAGGACTTGTTTTAAAAACAGCTGAAGCTATTGCCTCCGGAAATCACCCTGCACAACCACAATCTGAAACAGCAGATATTAAGCACGCTCCAAAAATTTTTAAGGAAACGTGTCAGATCAACTGGAGCCAGCCTGCTGAACACATTCATAATTTTGTTCGTGGGTTAAGCCCCTACCCCACTGCCTGGACAACCTTAAACGGAAAAACATTCAAAATCTTTAAAACGAAGGTATTGCCCAATCAATTAAATAGTGACAACGGTCCGATTCAAACAGACAATAAAACTTATCTTTACCACCAGACTTCCAACGGAAGCATTTCTATTTTAGAGCTTCAGCCGGAAGGAAAAAAGCGAATGAGCATTGCAGAATTTTTTCGGGGCAATAAAATCTGA
- a CDS encoding type II toxin-antitoxin system HicB family antitoxin, producing MKNYTFRILLNKEPEGGYTVTVPRLPGCITYGATIEEAIENAREATTLYIESLVEDGEPIPTEENTFEYSLSIPA from the coding sequence ATGAAGAACTATACATTCAGGATATTACTGAATAAGGAGCCAGAGGGAGGCTATACAGTAACAGTTCCGAGACTTCCGGGATGCATTACCTATGGCGCTACGATTGAAGAGGCAATCGAAAACGCCCGAGAAGCTACCACGTTATACATCGAGAGCCTTGTTGAGGATGGTGAACCGATTCCTACGGAAGAAAATACATTCGAGTACTCGCTTTCAATTCCTGCGTGA